A part of Variovorax sp. HW608 genomic DNA contains:
- a CDS encoding alpha/beta hydrolase, translating to MNSRTEKLKLKGAAGAIEALRDPAADGTPALGVAVITHPHPLFGGTMDNKVVQTLARAFVSCGWTAVRFNFRGVGASEGVHDEGRGEYEDLLSVIDQVAHDGPLAIAGFSFGAFVASRAIEKLAASRDIRHIVLVGTAAARFAVAAVPPAWHERTLVVHGEQDDTVPLAAVMDWARPQTLPVTVVPGGGHFFHGQLPLLKNLVVRHLRAG from the coding sequence ATGAATTCACGTACGGAAAAGCTAAAGCTCAAGGGCGCGGCCGGCGCCATCGAAGCGCTTCGCGATCCGGCGGCCGACGGCACGCCGGCGCTCGGCGTTGCGGTCATCACCCATCCGCATCCGCTCTTCGGCGGCACCATGGACAACAAGGTGGTCCAGACCCTGGCTCGCGCGTTCGTGAGCTGCGGGTGGACCGCCGTGCGCTTCAACTTCCGCGGCGTCGGCGCCAGCGAGGGCGTGCACGACGAAGGGCGCGGCGAGTACGAGGACCTGCTTTCGGTGATCGACCAGGTGGCGCACGACGGGCCGCTGGCGATCGCCGGGTTTTCGTTCGGCGCCTTCGTTGCCAGCCGGGCCATCGAGAAACTGGCCGCATCCCGCGATATCCGGCATATCGTGCTGGTCGGCACGGCGGCGGCGCGTTTCGCGGTTGCGGCGGTGCCGCCGGCCTGGCATGAGCGCACCCTCGTCGTGCACGGCGAGCAGGACGACACCGTGCCGCTCGCTGCGGTGATGGACTGGGCGCGTCCGCAGACACTTCCTGTCACAGTCGTTCCCGGGGGCGGTCATTTCTTTCACGGACAATTGCCGCTGCTCAAGAATCTCGTGGTCCGCCATCTGCGCGCGGGCTAG
- a CDS encoding (2Fe-2S) ferredoxin domain-containing protein, giving the protein MSSSNAPAPKGYYGRHIFFCLNERKGDEDSCSKHNAQQGFERCKLRVKAEGLAGPGKVRVNKAGCLDRCAGGPVAVVYPEAVWYTYVDENDIDEIVDSHLKNGQVVERLLLPPNVGR; this is encoded by the coding sequence ATGTCCAGTTCCAACGCACCGGCGCCGAAGGGTTACTACGGCCGACACATCTTCTTCTGCCTGAACGAGCGCAAGGGCGACGAGGATTCCTGCTCCAAGCACAACGCGCAGCAAGGGTTCGAGCGCTGCAAGCTGCGCGTCAAGGCCGAAGGTCTTGCCGGGCCCGGCAAGGTCCGCGTCAACAAGGCCGGCTGCCTGGATCGCTGTGCGGGCGGGCCGGTGGCGGTCGTCTATCCGGAAGCGGTCTGGTACACCTACGTCGACGAGAACGACATCGACGAGATCGTCGATTCCCACCTCAAGAACGGCCAGGTGGTCGAGCGTCTGCTGCTCCCGCCCAACGTCGGGCGCTGA
- a CDS encoding VanZ family protein, translated as METQHKSIALPLALAYAVLIVYASLYPFADWRDQGIAPWAYLAAPWPRWWTGFDFGINVVGYMPLGFLVAVALLRSRPDASAMGAVFRATLAGGAISFAMETLQSYLPSRVPSNVDLGLNTLGTFVGALLAAAFERFGLVAHWQRARANWFVEDARGGLVLLALWPPALLFPAAVTFGLGQVFERVESAISEWLVDTPFIDWLPVRQFELEPLVPGVEAFCVMLGALVPCLLGFLVTRSVARRAILLPATLLAGIAASALSAALSYGPEHAWAWLSLPVQIGIAAALFFGVLLVRASRRFCAALLLIALMVHLSLLNQAPESAYFAQTLATWEQGRFIRFHGVAQWLGWIWPFATLGYVLMVLSGRPRNG; from the coding sequence GTGGAAACGCAGCACAAGTCCATCGCGCTGCCGCTGGCCTTGGCGTATGCGGTTCTCATCGTCTATGCGAGCCTCTATCCGTTCGCGGACTGGCGCGACCAGGGGATCGCGCCGTGGGCCTATCTGGCCGCGCCGTGGCCGAGGTGGTGGACCGGCTTCGATTTCGGGATCAACGTCGTCGGCTACATGCCGCTCGGCTTCCTGGTCGCCGTGGCGCTGCTGCGCTCGCGGCCTGATGCTTCGGCGATGGGCGCGGTGTTCCGCGCGACCTTGGCGGGCGGCGCGATTTCATTCGCGATGGAAACCCTGCAGAGCTATCTGCCGTCGCGCGTCCCCTCCAACGTCGACCTGGGGCTGAACACCCTCGGCACCTTCGTCGGCGCGTTGCTGGCGGCCGCGTTCGAGCGATTTGGGCTGGTGGCCCACTGGCAGCGCGCACGTGCCAACTGGTTCGTGGAAGACGCGCGGGGCGGGCTGGTCCTGCTGGCCCTCTGGCCGCCGGCCCTTCTGTTTCCCGCCGCGGTCACCTTCGGCCTCGGCCAGGTGTTCGAGCGGGTTGAATCCGCGATCTCGGAATGGCTCGTCGACACGCCTTTCATCGACTGGCTGCCGGTGCGGCAGTTCGAACTCGAACCGCTGGTGCCCGGCGTGGAGGCGTTCTGCGTGATGCTCGGCGCGCTGGTTCCCTGTCTCCTCGGCTTCCTGGTCACGCGCTCGGTCGCCCGGCGCGCCATCCTGCTGCCGGCGACGCTCCTGGCCGGCATCGCGGCGAGCGCGCTGTCGGCGGCCCTGAGCTACGGACCCGAGCACGCGTGGGCGTGGCTCAGCCTCCCGGTGCAGATCGGCATCGCCGCGGCGCTGTTCTTCGGTGTCCTGCTGGTGCGCGCGTCCAGGAGGTTCTGCGCCGCGCTGCTGCTCATCGCCCTGATGGTGCACCTGAGCCTGTTGAACCAGGCGCCCGAAAGCGCCTACTTCGCGCAGACCCTCGCGACCTGGGAGCAGGGGCGCTTCATCCGCTTCCACGGGGTGGCGCAATGGCTGGGCTGGATCTGGCCGTTCGCGACGCTCGGCTACGTGCTGATGGTGCTTTCAGGCCGGCCGCGAAACGGCTGA
- a CDS encoding CopD family protein, whose product MLWVKSLHIVFIASWFAGLFYLPRIFVNLAMVAPESVAERARLVLMARKLFRFTTFLAVPAVGFGLWLWLGYGIGRGPGNGWMHAKLALVLVVIGYHHGCGVLLRRLASGEDRHSHRWYRWFNELPVLLLLAIVVLVVVKPF is encoded by the coding sequence ATGCTTTGGGTCAAGTCGCTGCACATCGTCTTCATCGCCAGCTGGTTCGCCGGCTTGTTCTATCTGCCGCGGATCTTCGTGAACCTGGCCATGGTCGCGCCGGAGTCGGTGGCGGAACGCGCCCGGCTCGTGCTGATGGCGCGCAAGCTGTTCCGCTTCACCACCTTCCTGGCCGTGCCCGCGGTGGGATTCGGTCTCTGGCTGTGGCTCGGCTACGGCATAGGCCGGGGGCCGGGCAATGGCTGGATGCACGCGAAGCTCGCGCTGGTGCTGGTCGTGATCGGCTATCACCACGGCTGCGGCGTGCTTCTGCGCCGGCTGGCCTCGGGAGAAGACAGGCACAGTCATCGCTGGTATCGATGGTTCAATGAACTCCCGGTGCTGCTTTTGCTCGCAATCGTCGTGCTGGTCGTCGTCAAACCCTTCTGA
- the hemB gene encoding porphobilinogen synthase, with product MTLHAPFPAGRPRRLRRDAFTRDLVREHMLSTNDLIYPVFVQEGEKRRDPVPSMPGVERLSLDALLPVAEECVELGITVMALFPVIDPSLKTPAGDEACNPDGLIPRVVASLKSRFPELGVMTDVALDPYTSHGQDGLLDETGYILNDPTVEVLVKQALTQSRAGVDIVAPSDMMDGRIGAIRQALEARGDIHTRIMAYSAKYASAFYGPFRDAVGSAANLGKSNKKVYQMDPGNSNEALREVAIDIAEGADMVMVKPGMPYLDIVRRVKDEFQVPTFAYQVSGEYAMLMAAAQNGWLDRDAVILESLLAFKRAGADGVLTYFARDAARLLKRR from the coding sequence ATGACCCTCCATGCCCCCTTTCCTGCCGGACGGCCGCGCCGGCTTCGCCGCGATGCCTTCACGCGCGATCTCGTGCGTGAGCACATGCTTTCAACGAATGACCTGATCTATCCGGTCTTCGTGCAGGAGGGGGAAAAGCGCCGCGATCCGGTGCCGTCGATGCCGGGCGTGGAGCGCCTGAGCCTGGACGCGCTGCTGCCGGTCGCCGAGGAGTGCGTCGAACTCGGCATTACGGTGATGGCCCTCTTCCCCGTGATCGACCCGAGCCTGAAGACGCCGGCCGGCGACGAGGCGTGCAATCCCGACGGACTGATTCCGCGCGTGGTCGCCTCGCTCAAGTCCCGCTTCCCGGAACTCGGCGTGATGACCGACGTCGCGCTGGACCCCTACACCAGCCACGGCCAGGACGGCCTGCTCGACGAGACCGGCTACATCCTCAACGACCCGACCGTGGAAGTGCTGGTCAAACAGGCGCTCACCCAGTCCCGGGCCGGCGTCGACATCGTGGCGCCGAGCGACATGATGGACGGGCGCATCGGCGCGATCCGCCAGGCGCTCGAAGCGCGCGGCGACATCCATACGCGGATCATGGCGTACAGCGCCAAGTACGCGAGCGCCTTCTATGGCCCCTTCCGGGATGCGGTCGGTTCGGCCGCCAACCTCGGCAAGAGCAACAAGAAGGTCTACCAGATGGACCCTGGCAACAGCAACGAAGCGCTGCGCGAAGTCGCGATCGACATCGCCGAAGGCGCGGACATGGTGATGGTCAAGCCGGGCATGCCCTACCTCGACATCGTGCGCCGGGTCAAGGACGAGTTCCAGGTGCCCACCTTCGCGTATCAGGTCAGCGGCGAATACGCGATGCTGATGGCCGCGGCGCAGAACGGCTGGCTCGACCGCGACGCGGTCATCCTCGAAAGCCTGCTTGCATTCAAGCGCGCCGGCGCGGATGGCGTCCTGACCTATTTCGCGCGCGATGCCGCACGGCTTTTGAAGCGGCGCTGA
- a CDS encoding magnesium transporter CorA family protein, with product MRIFKINGTQVTEHDALAPMAAPGACEQGYLWLSLTRDEFRASLAEAQDVLQSLCSTHLVDLHVSDLLNDQLPSRYDYTSQYDLLVFRRLAASNGHPPSEQAAPAAPKTGPTVLRRIDTRPVGFALFDRVLLSVHPEDGAVRDAFASKLLAAAAPGELGGSAAPALDVRAVSARIPANPADLMLRVVNHIVDAYLDLRRELTRQLDHWQSELIDPKSRFSNWGALMEARQSLHHLGEICEDQRASIQDWIDALETLPAPASATAHREHELVMIRSRDVLEHIERVVHHVRRLEQNAETAVQMHFSVQSHRTNDIMRVLTVLTAVFLPLNLIAGIFGMNFEFIPLIHKADGFWIAMGSMGAIALVLVVVFWRKRYLARTR from the coding sequence ATGCGCATCTTCAAGATCAACGGTACGCAGGTCACCGAACACGACGCGCTCGCGCCCATGGCTGCGCCGGGCGCCTGCGAGCAGGGCTACCTCTGGCTGTCGCTGACGCGGGACGAATTCCGCGCCTCGCTCGCCGAGGCGCAGGACGTGCTGCAGTCCCTGTGCAGCACGCATCTGGTCGACCTGCACGTGAGCGATCTGCTAAACGACCAGCTTCCCTCGCGCTACGACTACACCTCCCAGTACGACCTGCTGGTGTTTCGCCGGCTGGCGGCCTCCAACGGCCATCCGCCGTCCGAGCAGGCCGCGCCTGCCGCGCCGAAGACGGGGCCGACCGTGCTGCGGCGGATCGATACGCGACCGGTCGGCTTCGCGCTGTTCGATCGGGTGCTGCTCTCGGTCCATCCCGAAGACGGCGCGGTGCGCGATGCGTTCGCATCCAAGCTCCTTGCGGCGGCCGCACCCGGTGAACTCGGCGGCAGCGCGGCGCCGGCGCTCGACGTGCGGGCGGTTTCGGCGCGCATTCCCGCGAACCCGGCCGACCTCATGCTGCGCGTCGTCAACCACATCGTCGATGCCTATCTCGACCTGAGGCGCGAACTGACGCGCCAGCTCGATCACTGGCAGTCCGAACTGATCGACCCGAAGAGCCGCTTCAGCAACTGGGGCGCGTTGATGGAGGCCCGCCAATCGCTCCACCATCTGGGCGAAATCTGCGAAGACCAGCGCGCCTCGATCCAGGACTGGATCGACGCGCTCGAAACCCTGCCGGCCCCGGCCAGCGCCACGGCGCACCGGGAGCACGAGCTCGTCATGATCCGCAGCCGGGACGTGCTCGAACACATCGAGCGCGTGGTCCACCACGTGCGGCGCCTCGAACAGAACGCCGAAACCGCGGTGCAGATGCACTTCAGCGTGCAGAGCCACCGCACGAACGACATCATGCGCGTGCTCACCGTGCTGACCGCGGTGTTCCTGCCGCTCAACCTGATCGCCGGCATCTTCGGGATGAATTTCGAGTTCATCCCGCTGATCCACAAGGCCGACGGCTTCTGGATCGCCATGGGGTCCATGGGCGCGATCGCGCTGGTGCTCGTGGTGGTCTTCTGGCGCAAGCGCTACCTGGCGCGCACGCGCTAG
- a CDS encoding DUF4148 domain-containing protein, which translates to MKTSHILAAAALSILAAAGAQAETYTGVHAAVSAKSRGEVNTEAVSAAGAADQNIPRGSRGAEPFKSVANEAAVRADAVATANAPDQNVSAGSRVNSRVISTMNKSAEPRVQAQKEGAAAAK; encoded by the coding sequence ATGAAGACCTCGCACATCCTCGCCGCTGCCGCTCTCTCGATCCTCGCCGCCGCTGGCGCCCAGGCTGAAACCTACACCGGCGTGCATGCCGCCGTCTCGGCCAAGAGCCGCGGCGAAGTGAACACGGAAGCCGTGAGCGCCGCCGGCGCTGCCGACCAGAACATCCCGCGCGGTTCGCGCGGCGCCGAGCCGTTCAAGTCGGTCGCCAATGAGGCGGCGGTGCGCGCCGACGCCGTCGCCACGGCCAATGCGCCCGACCAGAACGTGTCCGCCGGTTCGCGCGTCAACAGCCGCGTGATCTCGACGATGAACAAGTCGGCCGAGCCGCGCGTCCAGGCCCAGAAGGAAGGCGCAGCCGCGGCCAAGTAA
- a CDS encoding alpha/beta hydrolase, protein MNTSKLIAAAALSILAAAGAQAETYDGVHAPVSANSRAEVQAQGVVAARSENAYGDAASSRVEPALTASADRQAVRTTAVATAHSANQNLKREAFVNSVVPSQFKLETTKQAGL, encoded by the coding sequence ATGAACACCTCGAAGCTCATCGCCGCCGCAGCCCTGTCGATTCTCGCCGCCGCCGGCGCGCAGGCCGAAACCTACGACGGCGTGCACGCGCCCGTGTCGGCCAACAGCCGCGCCGAAGTCCAGGCGCAGGGCGTGGTCGCCGCCCGCAGCGAGAATGCATACGGCGATGCCGCCTCCTCGCGTGTCGAACCTGCGCTGACCGCGTCGGCCGACCGCCAGGCAGTTCGCACCACCGCCGTTGCCACCGCGCACTCGGCGAACCAGAACCTGAAGCGCGAAGCGTTCGTGAACAGCGTGGTCCCGTCGCAGTTCAAGCTCGAGACGACGAAGCAAGCCGGCCTGTAA
- a CDS encoding LysR family transcriptional regulator: MDSLDLLKAFREVAARGSFSRAATTLGMSKANISKYVAQLEERLGVRLLNRSTRSVSLTDAGHLLLERSTPFMEMVELTQSELQEHAGNPRGRLRITAPHGLSQGKFPGLIGEFMATYPDVHVSLHLSNRVIDLVGEGVDIALRLGRIRDENLIVRRLQRMDLALCATPGYWAKRGLPRKPDDMRRHDVLTYSLAGNTPSLPFEVDGKPYSVPVHSRMDANDAAPLIGVALSGLGAVCVPAIMAQPEIERGALVPVLKDYMPTDLWLYAAYTQRRHNSAALRAMLDFLESRVAEAAPARPAKRSTRVARAASTAPA; the protein is encoded by the coding sequence ATGGACAGTCTTGACTTGCTGAAAGCCTTTCGTGAGGTTGCCGCGCGGGGCAGCTTTTCGCGCGCCGCGACCACGCTCGGGATGTCGAAGGCGAATATCAGCAAATACGTGGCGCAGCTCGAGGAGCGCCTCGGCGTGCGGCTCTTGAACCGCTCGACGCGCTCGGTGAGCCTGACCGACGCCGGGCATCTGCTGCTCGAACGCAGCACGCCGTTCATGGAAATGGTCGAGCTCACGCAGAGCGAGCTGCAGGAGCACGCGGGGAATCCGCGCGGACGGCTGCGGATCACCGCGCCGCACGGCCTGAGCCAGGGCAAGTTCCCGGGCCTGATCGGCGAATTCATGGCCACCTATCCGGACGTGCATGTAAGCCTGCACCTGAGCAACCGCGTGATCGACCTCGTGGGGGAAGGCGTGGACATCGCGCTGCGCCTGGGCCGCATCCGCGACGAGAACCTCATCGTGCGGCGGCTCCAGCGGATGGACCTCGCGCTTTGCGCGACGCCGGGCTACTGGGCCAAGCGCGGCCTCCCCAGGAAGCCGGACGACATGCGGCGGCATGACGTGCTGACCTATTCGCTGGCGGGCAACACGCCCAGCCTGCCTTTCGAAGTGGACGGCAAGCCCTACAGCGTCCCGGTGCACAGCCGCATGGACGCCAACGACGCGGCGCCGCTGATCGGCGTTGCCCTGTCCGGACTCGGCGCGGTGTGCGTGCCGGCGATCATGGCCCAGCCCGAGATCGAGCGCGGCGCGCTCGTGCCGGTGCTCAAGGACTACATGCCGACCGACCTGTGGCTGTACGCCGCCTACACGCAGCGCCGCCACAACAGCGCGGCGCTTCGCGCCATGCTCGACTTTCTCGAGTCCAGGGTCGCCGAGGCGGCGCCCGCCCGGCCTGCGAAGCGCAGCACCCGCGTGGCCCGCGCCGCATCGACGGCGCCGGCCTGA
- a CDS encoding dienelactone hydrolase family protein has product MGQFIDLTARDGCTFPAYVAEPAGKPKGAVVVVQEIFGVNSHIRAVADGYAADGYLAIAPATFHRVKQDVELGYAEDDMKAGAALKAAVEGLPAPGVLQDLQAAVDYATKAGKVGIVGYCWGGLLTWRAAVQLSGLSAAVPYYGGGSTTPGEIARQPKVPVLAHFGKEDHWIPLDTVEALRKAHPGVEVHLYDCGHGFNCDQRGAYNAQAAKLAKERTLAFFARHLG; this is encoded by the coding sequence ATGGGTCAATTCATCGATCTCACCGCCAGGGACGGCTGCACCTTTCCCGCGTACGTCGCGGAACCGGCGGGCAAGCCCAAGGGCGCCGTGGTGGTCGTGCAGGAAATCTTCGGCGTGAATTCGCACATCCGCGCGGTCGCCGATGGCTACGCGGCGGACGGCTATCTCGCGATTGCGCCGGCGACCTTCCATCGCGTGAAGCAAGACGTCGAACTCGGCTACGCCGAGGACGACATGAAGGCCGGGGCCGCGCTCAAGGCGGCGGTCGAAGGGCTGCCGGCGCCGGGCGTGCTGCAGGACCTGCAGGCCGCGGTCGACTACGCGACGAAGGCCGGCAAGGTGGGCATCGTCGGCTACTGCTGGGGCGGCCTCCTGACGTGGCGCGCGGCCGTGCAACTCTCGGGACTGTCGGCCGCGGTGCCCTACTACGGCGGCGGTTCGACGACGCCCGGGGAAATCGCACGCCAGCCCAAGGTGCCGGTGCTCGCGCACTTCGGCAAGGAAGACCACTGGATTCCGCTCGACACCGTCGAAGCCCTCAGGAAGGCGCATCCCGGGGTCGAAGTCCACCTCTATGACTGCGGTCACGGCTTCAACTGCGACCAGCGCGGCGCCTACAACGCCCAGGCGGCCAAGCTCGCGAAGGAGCGCACGCTGGCGTTCTTCGCCAGGCACCTCGGCTGA
- a CDS encoding 2-hydroxychromene-2-carboxylate isomerase produces the protein MSRTIDYYFTPQSPWTYLGHARFAAIAKSHGAAVRVRPIDFGAVFPVSGGLPLGKRAPQRQAYRLVELARFSHHLDIPLNPKPKFFPVASDDAAKLIIAVDLHDGTDIAMKLCAAIFAAVWVQERNIADPKVLEALVAECGLSARRVEQSLSQTVQERYEDYTQEAIDTKVFGAPSYVIDGEIFWGQDRLEFVERALKP, from the coding sequence GTGAGCCGCACCATCGACTACTACTTCACGCCCCAGAGCCCTTGGACCTACCTCGGACATGCGCGCTTCGCCGCCATCGCCAAGTCCCACGGCGCCGCCGTGCGCGTGCGGCCGATCGATTTCGGCGCGGTGTTCCCGGTGTCCGGCGGGCTGCCGCTGGGCAAGCGCGCGCCGCAGCGGCAGGCCTACCGGCTGGTCGAGCTGGCACGCTTTTCCCACCATCTGGACATCCCGCTGAATCCCAAACCCAAGTTCTTCCCGGTGGCGAGCGACGATGCGGCCAAGCTCATCATTGCGGTCGATCTGCATGACGGCACCGACATCGCGATGAAACTGTGCGCGGCGATCTTCGCGGCGGTGTGGGTGCAGGAACGCAACATCGCGGACCCCAAGGTGCTGGAGGCCCTCGTCGCCGAATGCGGCCTGTCGGCGCGGCGCGTCGAGCAGTCGCTCAGCCAGACCGTGCAGGAACGCTACGAGGACTACACCCAGGAAGCCATCGACACCAAGGTCTTCGGTGCGCCGAGCTACGTGATCGACGGCGAGATCTTCTGGGGCCAGGACCGGCTCGAATTCGTCGAGCGCGCACTCAAGCCATAA
- a CDS encoding SDR family oxidoreductase — protein sequence MDKVLLVTGGSRGIGAATALLAAKRGFAVAVNYTSNSLAADEVVRAIRADGGTAITVKADVGVEAQVLAMFDKVDAKLGRLTALVNNAGIVDVQARVDEMSFERLERMLRINVIGSFLCAREAVRRMSTKHGGEGGAIVNLSSAAARLGSPGQYVDYAASKGAIESFTIGLAKEVADEGIRVNAVRPGLIDTEIHASGGMPDRAFQLAPTVPMKRTGSAEEVAQAIVWLLSDDASYVTGTSLDVTGGR from the coding sequence TTGGACAAGGTGCTCTTGGTCACGGGCGGCAGTCGCGGCATCGGCGCCGCCACGGCCTTGCTGGCGGCGAAGCGCGGCTTTGCGGTCGCGGTCAACTACACGAGCAATTCGCTCGCCGCCGATGAAGTGGTGCGCGCGATCCGCGCCGACGGCGGCACCGCGATCACCGTCAAGGCCGACGTGGGCGTCGAAGCGCAGGTGCTGGCGATGTTCGACAAGGTCGATGCCAAGCTGGGCCGCCTCACCGCGCTGGTGAACAACGCCGGCATCGTCGACGTGCAGGCGCGCGTCGACGAGATGAGCTTCGAGCGCCTCGAACGCATGCTGCGCATCAACGTGATCGGCAGCTTCCTTTGCGCGCGCGAGGCCGTGCGGCGCATGAGCACGAAGCACGGCGGCGAAGGCGGCGCCATCGTCAATCTCTCCAGCGCGGCGGCGCGGCTCGGCTCGCCGGGGCAGTACGTCGACTACGCGGCCAGCAAGGGCGCGATCGAGAGCTTCACCATCGGGCTGGCGAAGGAAGTCGCGGACGAGGGCATCCGCGTCAACGCGGTGCGGCCGGGCCTGATCGACACCGAGATCCACGCCTCGGGCGGCATGCCCGACCGCGCCTTCCAGCTCGCGCCGACGGTGCCGATGAAACGCACCGGCAGCGCCGAGGAAGTGGCGCAGGCCATCGTCTGGCTGCTGTCGGATGACGCCAGCTATGTGACGGGCACCTCGCTCGACGTGACGGGCGGACGCTAG
- a CDS encoding IS630 family transposase, whose amino-acid sequence MRVASEIVLNDEERGELTRLVRSKLTSVRLAQRARIVLLAADGVQNKDIAEQLGIGRVQVARWRERYGQLRLAGIQRDLPRGAPPVKVDVARLVALTTQSTPAAATHWSTRKMGAELGVSASTVMRHWHAHGLKPHIVRGFKVSRDPKFVQKLEDIVGLYMSPPEHALVLCCDEKSQVQALDRTQPGLPMKKGRAATMTHDYKRNGTTTLFAALNVLDGQIIGQCQQHHTHVEWLKFLRQIDRQTPKDKTLHLVADNYATHKHPAVQEWLAKHPRFNMHFTPTSASWLNMVERFFRDITTERLRRGVFTSVPELVAAIDEYVAHHNIKPKPFIWTKSARDILQKVIRANRRLSSKQNGTLH is encoded by the coding sequence ATGCGAGTTGCCTCCGAAATAGTGTTGAACGATGAGGAGCGAGGCGAGTTGACGAGGCTGGTTCGCTCCAAGCTCACGAGCGTGAGGCTGGCGCAGCGCGCGCGCATCGTGCTGCTGGCCGCTGACGGGGTGCAAAACAAGGACATCGCCGAGCAGTTGGGAATCGGACGCGTGCAGGTCGCACGTTGGCGTGAGCGCTATGGGCAATTGCGCCTGGCCGGCATCCAGCGCGACTTGCCGCGCGGCGCGCCGCCGGTGAAGGTTGACGTTGCTCGCCTGGTGGCGTTGACGACCCAGAGCACGCCCGCGGCGGCCACGCACTGGAGCACGCGCAAGATGGGCGCCGAGTTGGGCGTGAGCGCCAGCACCGTCATGCGCCATTGGCACGCCCACGGCTTGAAGCCGCATATCGTGCGCGGCTTCAAGGTCTCGCGGGACCCGAAGTTTGTCCAGAAGCTCGAAGACATCGTGGGGCTGTACATGTCGCCACCCGAGCATGCGCTGGTGCTGTGCTGTGACGAGAAGAGCCAGGTGCAGGCGCTGGACCGCACGCAGCCCGGGCTGCCGATGAAGAAGGGGCGCGCGGCCACCATGACGCACGATTACAAGCGCAACGGCACCACCACCTTGTTTGCCGCGCTCAACGTGCTGGACGGCCAGATCATCGGCCAGTGCCAGCAGCACCACACCCACGTCGAGTGGCTGAAGTTCCTGCGCCAAATCGATCGCCAGACGCCCAAGGACAAGACGCTGCATCTGGTCGCCGACAACTACGCCACGCACAAGCATCCGGCCGTGCAGGAGTGGCTGGCCAAGCATCCGCGCTTCAACATGCACTTCACGCCCACCTCGGCGTCGTGGCTGAACATGGTCGAGCGCTTCTTTCGCGACATCACCACCGAGCGGCTGCGCCGCGGCGTGTTCACCAGCGTGCCCGAACTCGTCGCTGCCATCGATGAGTACGTCGCACATCACAACATCAAACCCAAGCCGTTCATCTGGACCAAGAGCGCTCGCGACATCCTGCAGAAGGTCATTCGTGCCAACCGCCGCTTAAGTTCCAAACAGAATGGAACACTGCACTAG
- a CDS encoding MarC family protein produces the protein MDLIKPLITLLAIVNPLAIVPFFIHYTQGCTDLQRRRTAWVSAFSAFVVIAVSALLGLQLLSFFGISIASFQVGGGMLLLMSSLSMLNAQPAESKTTTEEIRATEVKASLGASIAVVPLTIPLLTGPATMSTVVIFAERAQHYWELAVLVGYGVVIGLATGVTFSLAEPISRVLGKTGINVMTRLMGLILAALAVEVMAAGLGTLFPVLHRAA, from the coding sequence ATGGACCTGATCAAGCCGCTGATCACGCTGCTGGCCATCGTGAATCCGCTGGCGATCGTCCCGTTCTTCATCCACTACACCCAGGGCTGCACCGATCTGCAGCGCAGGCGCACGGCCTGGGTGTCGGCCTTCAGCGCCTTCGTCGTCATCGCGGTGAGCGCGCTGCTCGGGCTGCAGCTGCTGTCGTTCTTCGGCATCTCGATCGCGAGCTTCCAGGTCGGCGGCGGCATGCTGCTGCTGATGAGCTCGCTCTCCATGCTCAATGCGCAGCCGGCCGAATCCAAGACCACCACCGAGGAGATCCGCGCGACCGAGGTGAAGGCCTCGCTCGGCGCCTCGATCGCAGTGGTGCCGCTGACCATCCCGCTCCTGACCGGACCGGCCACGATGTCGACCGTGGTCATCTTCGCCGAGCGGGCGCAGCACTACTGGGAGCTCGCGGTGCTGGTCGGCTACGGCGTCGTGATCGGGCTGGCCACCGGCGTGACCTTCTCGCTCGCCGAGCCGATCTCGCGCGTGCTCGGCAAGACCGGCATCAACGTCATGACGCGGCTGATGGGCCTGATCCTCGCCGCGCTCGCGGTCGAAGTGATGGCGGCCGGGCTCGGCACGCTGTTCCCGGTGCTGCACCGGGCGGCGTGA